The genomic segment CCCTTCAGTTATACAAGGGTATTGCAGTGATTAGGGGGCGTTTATACTGCTTGTATAGCAAGTATTCCACTATATTTATGACAGTTTGGCCATAAGAGGCGGCATTTTTGCATCATCTCATTATTATCAGAGTGACcaatatggctgcccccatccATAAACATAGTCATGCTCAATAAGGCTCGTCGGGCAGAATAGCCCTTGTTAATGCATTTCAGCATTTACAGTAAAGCAAACCCTCGTTAGAAACTGGAAATTTCTCTCTGTATATTAATCTGGAAAAATGAGAAATGAATACATGAACTGGATTGGGCATCAGAATGTGTCTCATCCAAGCGTTTTGATTgggtactttaaagggatactgtcatgggaaattgttttttttttcaaaatgaatcagttaatagagctgctccagcagaattctgcactgaaatccatttctcaaaagagcaaacagatttttttatatttaattttgaaatctgacatggggctagacattttgtcaatttcccagctgcccaagtcatgtgacttgtgctctgataaacttcaatcactctttactgctgtactgcaagttggagtgatatcacccaccccctttaccccccagcagccaaacaaaagaacaatgagaaggtaaccagataccagctccctaacacaagataacagctgcctggtagatctaagaacaacactcaatagtaaaaacccatgtcccactgagacacattcagttacattgagaaggaaaaacagcagcctgccagaaagcatttctctcctgaagtgcaggcacaagtcacatgaccaggggcagctgggaaactgacaaaatgtctagccccatgtcagatttcaaaattgaatataaaaaaaactgtttgctcttttgagaaatggatttcagtgcagaattctgctggagtagcactattaactgatgcgttttgaaaaaaacacgttttccgatgacaggatccctttaagatcaggATTTTCCTATTTAGCTCCCTTCCTCCCATCTACTTGATTATGTTATCGCCTTTACATGCTGCAGTGTTGCAAGTCATTTTAACGTCTCCAATTCTAGAAATATAGAGATCGAAATAACACCCTACCACTCATAGGGTTGCTAGGAAATACTGTATAGTTTTATGCAAGCAATaaaattcattctttttttttttttacagtaaatcaGCTTTTCTaacacattttttctttactaaaTCATAAAGATGATAGAGACCTTTGCAATTCTCTAATATTGTCTCTGTCTCTCTTGCAGTCGCTCCATGCTGTTGCACTTGCCGTGAAATCCAGTTATCCGTCCGTTGTGATAGAGGCCAGTGGGGGGGTCACACTTACCAACTTGCACCAGTTTCTGGGAGCTCATGTGGACATGGTGTCGATGGGATGTCTCACCCAGGGATCACCCAGCATTGACTTCTCATTGAAACTCAGCCACGGTCTCTGTAGGAGAGACACGGACTCTAGCCTCTAAGCCACGGACTCTAGCTACGTACATGTTGATGCTTTGATCATACTTTATTTCTCATTCCTATTTTAAGAAGACACTAGAACACAATAAAGGGAGcgatatgtaaaataaaatgcaaccACTAAGCAATGTGCACAAAtgctaaaaattataataaacacaagaaattcttttgttttgtaacttcctcCCGGTGGCTTTTGTCACCCGCGTGAATtgatatataccatatatataaacactgcaaatctccccctaactggccttcagactgacccccttagctcataacaaggttacagatatatagaagcattggggttaaagtcaccctgttatagttccaggggtacccagggtacaattaagcactcaccccaaatctctccccctaactgaccttcaggcttagccccttagctcataataaggttacagatatatagaaacattggtgtaacagtcgccctgctatagttccaggcatacccagggtacaaataaacactcaccccaaatctcaccctaactgaccttcaggctgggcccccttagttcataacaaggttacagatatatagaaacattggggtaacagtcaccctgctctagttccaggggtacccagagcacaaataagcactcaccccaaatctccccctaactgaccttcaggctgggcccccttagttcataacaaggttacagatatatagaaacattggggtaacagtcaccctgctctagttccaggggtacccagggcacaaataaacactcaccacaaatctccccctaactgaccttcaggctgggcccccttagctcataacaaggttacagatataaagaaacattggggtaacagtcaccctgctatagttccaggggtacccagggcacaaataagcactcaccccaaatctcaccgtaactgaccttcaggctgggcccccttagctcataacaaggttacagatatatagaaacattggggtaacagtcaccctgctatagttccaggggtacccagggtacaaataaacactcaccccaaatctccccctaactgaccttcaggctgggcccccttagctcataacaaggttacagatatatagaaacattggggtaacagtcaccctgctctagttccaggggtacccagggcacaaataaacactcaccccaaatctcaccctaaccgaccttcagactgggcccccttagttcataacaaggttacagatatatagaaacattggggtaacagtcaccctgctatagttccaggggtacccagggcacaaataagcactcaccccaaatctcaccgtaactgaccttcaggctgggcccccttagctcataacaaggttacagatatatagaaacattggggtaacagtcaccctgctctagttccaggggtacccagagcacaaataagcatCCAAATGCCCAGGGCTGAGAGAGATGCATGATGAGCCAGGGCCAGAAAGTTAATATATTTGATCAATGGTCAAGTAAGAAACTGACATACCTTCCtgtgatttaacctttccttgtcctttaaagagagCGGCTCTGCATGGACAAGTTTTAGCAGTGCTAATGTGTTTTGTTACTAAACATGGGACTGAGACGGGGATGGATGTTAAAGTGAAGGAAAGCGACAGCTTGGTGACAGTTACAAGTCTCCCTCTAAGGAATTCAAGCAATGGCAGCTGATCACACTGTACTGAAGTGGTTTCCAGTAACAGCACTTGAGAAAAATATGTCTTAAAGTGAATTTAAAGTCATGATTGCTGTGATATTCTAATCTGTCCAAGCCCTAAACGGAGCAATTTCAGGCAGGCCATGGTATTGCACTTCTTCCTGGCCCTGTGGCCCAACAGGTTCTCCAGGGACAGCAAAGAAATATCAGGGCCACAATACACAAATAATTGGGACCCCTCCCGTCTCCGTACCCGGAACCCCCATATTTTACCCTGCCTTTCCTCTGGGTCAGTATAGAAAATCGATCCCTGGCTTGTACCATAATAACAGTTCAGTTCCTGCCGCAATAGACGCGTGTaattagtataaataaataaatacattataaaagaCATTGTTCTACTTATTAAAGTCGACAAGGGATTTCTTCGGCTTTTACTTTCCGCAGAGGGGAGGGACAGTGCCTGCAATGGGGATCAATATGATCCCATTTAATGCACCAAGTATAAAACATTTGGCTGTTTTCCTATACATCCTAGAGACATGCAAGCATTAACcctgtgagatatatatatatatatatattgtttgtaacCATGTGCATTTGCATAGAATGGGtaaaatttgtactttttatttcctttcGTTCGCTAATAGGTGTTCGAACTTGTTGGACCACCTTATGTATGACCCATGTTTTACTAACTAGTGTGACACTAGTAAACCTTTTTGCCTCGAGTTAGTCACTGCATGGTGAACTGAGTCTACAGTACAGGAGCGTTAGTAGCATGGGTTGTACAATGAGCAGTGGCCATAGGTCATGGaatattactttaatatttggaagtttcttATGTACCTGGTAGCCCTTAGTGCGGCAGTCAACTCTCCTTCACCCATTTGGTTCTATTGGACCCCCTATAGGCAGCCCATTGGTGTGCCCTGACACTAAATATTAACTGGGCCCCCATGGATGTAACCTGTGTCCCCTACCTGTCCTCCCTTCAAACTGGTGCACTCACTAACCAACAAAGGCAAGGCATTTATATCCTATAACTAATATTAACCCAATGCTATTAGAAGGACCAACAAGAGCCATACCATTTTAAAGCAGTGAGAGGGGTGGTATCAACCAAATGTGAGCAAATGAGGCCCATTTGTGCCACTTTGCAGAAAGGTATGAAAATTAAACTAAATTGAAATTtcaaatcatgaaattcaaataaattccTTCAATATCTTGAATAAAAAGTTGACTTTATTTTTCTTCCCTTGAGGGCTCCAGAGTTCCAGTTTAAGACATCAAAGAGCAAAATGTGAGGGAGGGTAAAAGGAGGGAAAGGGGACTGCAAGAAAGGGGTCAAGAACAACAGATGGGGGTCCCCCTTTCAGACCACCCCTAGAAGAAATAAATTACAGTTGTGTCTCTGATGGGATGAGTTTATAAAATAAGACGCAATATACAGCAAGGTTGGTGCTGGGCGTGAGGGTGCACCTTCCATCAGGAGGGCAAGATTGGACCTGTTTATTCCTGGTCTTTGTCCTCTCCGTGGGTGATGACATAACAGATGTTCTTGTAGTCTACATTGCCAGCAACATCAGGGGGGAAAGCTGTCCACATGTTCTTGATCTGTAAGTCAAAGAGAAAAATATTAGTTAGGGAAGGACTGATATAGATAGAAAAATGCCCACCAAACCCTGCCAGGGTATTCAGTATTGACCCGCACCTCCTCTGGGGTGAATCTGTCACACTGTGTGGTCAGGAGTTCCTCAAGGctggaaggaaaaagaaaataagaaagatGAGGCAGAATAAAAGGAGGTCTGAACATAAGTAAAGAAAGAGAGGAAGAgtgagaaaaggattttacaagGAATAgtggataaggatattagagaaGTTACAAGGAGTTGTGTGAAACAAATGGCAGCagaacagggccaccatcagaaacatTTCCCACTAGGGGACCCATAGAAATGTCACACATGGGGCTTCTTCTCTCTTGCCTACCAAATATTAGTTTACAGAGCTCCCTATAGTTGTTGTACCACCTATACCCCTTTCATTGGGTGCCCTGCTTATAATCCTTAGCAGTCAATCAGCTGGTAAGTTGTATGAAAGCCATGAGGAAATGAGTGGTATGAAAAGGAGGTGGAAATAAGATTGGTGTTGGTGGGATATAGGGAGGCTACAGAAAGAGGTAATTGCATTAGGGGTGAGGACAAGCAGTGATTATATAAAGAGGGTAATATTGAGGACTGATAATGGGGTGTTGGATTATATAAGAGGTGGTGATATTTGTAGAGTAATATGAAAGATATAATTATGAGGAGCAAGGTTAATCAAATGGTTTAGTAGGACAAGGCATGTTTGATGAAATGATAAAAAGAGATTAGTGGAATAGGGTGTTAGCACGTATCTTATGTGTGGGTACTTACAATTGCTTCTTGATGGAACCTTTGGCCTCAGGATCAAGCACCTTGAATGCCCCAGTGATAACGTCTTCAGCATCAGCACCTAAAAGGAAGAATGAGGCAGACACTTAGCTTTGAGGCTTGAAGGTTGGGAAAAGTAGGGTGGGTTTGGGAAGACTGTGCCACTGCTATTTAGAGGTGGTGCTGCTAAGCTGAAATAAGATCCTTACCTTTGAGCTTCTCTCCGAACATGGTCAGGAAGACTGTGAAGTTGATGGGTCCAGATGCTTCTTTGACCATCTCGTCCAACTCTTCATTCTTCACGTTCAGGCGGCCTGGAGAGATCAGAAGCTACATCAGGAAGGATGGGGGACACACCTGCCTCTCTAGAGACACAAGACTCTACAGGGAATTATGGAGTAACCTGTACAAGATGGACTATATCTTTGAGTTTGGGTTTTGAATGTAATCTTTGTCTGTAAGAAGGCGCACAAACCCATTATTGTTTGAGGATTGACTGACTGTTGGTATTGTGTATCTTATGCAGAATAAATGTTCCATCGCTGGCAAATACTCACCCATAGCTGCGAATGTGTCCCTCAGGTCTTCCTTGTCAATGATGCCATCTCTGTTCTGATCAATCACTGTGAAAGCCTGTGGGTCGGACAGAGAGAAGGACATGGGACATGAGACACTGAGAATAAAACATGGTGCAAAGCAAATGCTAGAATAATCATTTGTTCCTTGCAAAATCTCCCGGTATTTGCTCCCATCCCTTTGTTCCTATCACTCATGATTTGTCTCTGTAGGCAGCGGGGGTCCCTGACTGTGCCTGACACGTTGCCCATCTGCCCAGAGTGGCTCTATATTTGGCTCAGGTCACACCCCCGCACTCAGCCCACACCTGTTCCCTTCTCTCTCGTTTTCTGCTGAATGGGAAGGATCCACTGGAGAGAACCAGCAGTCTCATGGAATTATATGATGCTTCTTAGTATACAGGACTGCAGCAAGGGAATAAGCCCAGGCATGGCTCTTTTACAAGGTAATCCTACTCATGTGTTGGCTCCTATCCTTCTATTTAAAGGTAACCCTACTGCTTTAGTACAGTGCATTATAGGTAACCCTGCTATTGCATTACTGTGTATCATATGTAACTCTACATCTATAGTAATGTGTATCATAGGTAACCCCACTCCTAGAGAACTGTATATCATAGGTAATGCTACTCATAGGTAAGCAAACTCCTATAGTACTGTGTATTATAGTACCCCCCACCCTTACAGTTCTGTATATGAGAAGTAACCACACTCCCATAGTGCACTCACCTCCTTAAACTCCTGGATCTGGGTTTGGTCAAACATGGACAGCACATTGGAAGATCCACCTTCTGCTGCCCTTCTCTTGGCCTTCTTTGCTGGTGCCTGTGGTCAGAAGAGAGCAAACATAAGTGGAGGAAAGAGTAGATTCAGGGGACATAGTCATTGTAATAACTTGGGAAAGGGTTGGGGGGGGCTACAAAATAGATTTAGAgggtatatttataatatatatatatatatagcacttgTGATAGCTCAGTAACTAGGGCGAGAGTAGGGCAATGTAGGGTTCTAAATGCAGAATTTAGGCAGCTAGATAAAGAATTTTCTCAAATCCAGCCTGGTACAGACATCACCTGTGCCAATTCAGTGCACACACTccctgggggcatatttatccaaaggtgaaaaaaacattatgaaaACTATTAAGCTCATGCAATGGAATTGGGTTGCATTTTTGAGGAAATTTATAATACATTCTCACCTAATGTTAAATATGTCTTTCATAACAATCCCCCTCTAAAATCAATCTGGTATTCCCATTCTCTTACCCCCTTTTTCTCCTGCTGACTCTTATACATATACAGATGAGCCCACAGTTATTCCACTTTTCTTTGAGAAAGCCCAATAGGGTACATTTCTCGAAAGCATCCTACGGTCATAAAGTGGAATAAATGTGGGTCTCTTCCATCTTTGCCTCCCACTTCTCCGTTATCACAGTTACTTTTCTGCTAATGAGAAACATGCACAATGTGTAATTAGTGTGGACATAGCTCAGTGAGCTCACAGAATACTCTTTCTCTGAATAATGTGCTTAAAAGCTTCCATATTGCTTGCTTTAATTCACCAGACACCAGGTGACCGTCTACTGACCAAGCATCTCCCATAGTAATCAGTATGAAAGCTCAAACTCTTAAGAGTAATATCAACCATGGAGATTAGTAACTGGTTCTTGTATTTTAGTTTAAATAGGTTTCCAGTGGGTACAAAGAGTCCAAACCCAGAAGACTTACCACATTGGAAACAATGAAAACCATATTGaaaccattgaaaagttgctaaacaCCATGGGTGACATCTTTATGTATGAGTTCTAATATGCAGAGAAGCAGAGCTGTGCGCCCACTGAGCTCTACCCACTTACCACCAAAGGAGTTACAAGTATAAGGTATAAGTAGGGAAtatcttccttttctctctcatCGTTCCACCTCTTGTTCACTCCTTGATTTTTACACTTCCCTCTTATAATCCGGTTGCAATGATAAGGTTCCCCATCCTCTCAGGATCCAGACACTGCCATCCTCACATGCTGGGGCCAATGCAGCAGTCTAAGAACTATGACTCCCTAGCACTCACCATGTCCTCGGTTGAGCTTGGTGCTTGTCCTGGTCAGAAGAAGAGAGTGACATAGGAAGGAGGTCCACAGGGTGGGATTTTATACCCCTCCGCCACAAGACGCAGCTTCTAACTTTAGCCTCATCCTCAACTTTGGCTGCAAGGAGAAGGGAGGAGAGGGGAGGAACCAGGGACAAAATTGTCCTGACCGAAATAGATGTGGATCCTCAAGGCGTCTTCTGACTCCTTTCTTGGACACACAAGGAGAGAAGGGAACAGCTGCTGGACTCGGATGTGAAGCGCTGATAGGCAAGTGGGGGGCCTGACCAGGAGGAGGGAGAGAAGGGTGGAGGGGAGATGGGAAGAAAGGAGAAATGAATTAGGCCAAGGAGTTTGATAAATGAGAGAGAAATAAGGGGGCTCTGTAGCTATCATAGCGATCAGAGAAGGTGTATTAAATAGATAAGATAACAACCAACAGGCAAGTTTATTGAGTTGTTTTAGGCGGCTAAAAGCCAGGGCCTTGGCTTATCTTGAATCCATAGgtgaaaaataatgaagatttagAGCAGTACAGTCTCCCCAAAAAGAGATCAAAcacaatatattcatatatctatattttcTCCAGTAGAAAACCTTCTATTTGCAAAGCCACAGATGTGGGTTGataactacagagggagcagatcctgtggctgcaggggggcccagtaggtatagaggccttaattcatatacaatatc from the Xenopus laevis strain J_2021 chromosome 9_10L, Xenopus_laevis_v10.1, whole genome shotgun sequence genome contains:
- the LOC108701718 gene encoding myosin regulatory light chain 2, skeletal muscle isoform type 2, with amino-acid sequence MAPAKKAKRRAAEGGSSNVLSMFDQTQIQEFKEAFTVIDQNRDGIIDKEDLRDTFAAMGRLNVKNEELDEMVKEASGPINFTVFLTMFGEKLKGADAEDVITGAFKVLDPEAKGSIKKQFLEELLTTQCDRFTPEEIKNMWTAFPPDVAGNVDYKNICYVITHGEDKDQE